The following coding sequences lie in one Candidatus Neptunochlamydia sp. REUL1 genomic window:
- the htpX gene encoding protease HtpX, with protein sequence MFKRVALFLLINCLVILTISVVLSLLNVKPYLTAHGLDLQSLMIFCLIWGMCGALISLALSRKMAKWLMRVQLVTPQGSHADLYHMVAKLARDANLPSTPEVGIFDSPQPNAFATGPTKRRSLVAISTGLISAMNKEELEAVLAHEISHISNGDMVTMTLIQGIVNAFVMFLARVLAYAVSATSRSDNRRSSYMSYYLFTILFEVVFMVFGAMVIGAFSRTREFRADRGGAILTRKEHMIAALQKLKTFKASPASKKSSMNALMISTPGKQGLMRLLASHPPLDVRIERLQQEI encoded by the coding sequence ATGTTTAAACGCGTGGCTCTTTTTCTACTGATCAACTGTTTAGTTATCCTAACCATTTCTGTTGTTCTATCACTGTTAAACGTAAAACCCTATCTCACAGCACATGGGTTAGACCTGCAATCCTTAATGATTTTTTGTCTTATTTGGGGAATGTGTGGCGCTTTGATCTCTCTTGCCCTTTCGAGAAAAATGGCGAAGTGGCTCATGCGTGTCCAATTGGTCACCCCCCAAGGAAGTCACGCTGATCTATACCATATGGTAGCAAAACTAGCCCGCGATGCCAACCTCCCAAGCACTCCTGAAGTAGGAATCTTTGATTCTCCCCAGCCTAATGCTTTTGCAACAGGCCCTACCAAAAGACGCTCTCTTGTTGCCATTTCTACAGGACTTATAAGTGCTATGAATAAAGAGGAGCTTGAAGCGGTTCTCGCCCATGAAATTTCTCATATCTCCAATGGCGATATGGTTACAATGACCCTTATACAGGGAATTGTGAATGCCTTTGTCATGTTCCTTGCCCGCGTTCTTGCGTATGCAGTATCTGCGACTAGCCGCTCGGATAACCGGCGCTCTTCCTATATGAGCTATTATCTTTTTACAATCCTATTCGAAGTTGTCTTTATGGTCTTTGGCGCGATGGTAATTGGCGCATTTTCTAGAACTCGAGAGTTTCGCGCTGATAGGGGCGGGGCTATCTTAACACGCAAAGAGCATATGATTGCTGCACTGCAAAAACTGAAAACATTCAAAGCAAGCCCAGCAAGCAAGAAAAGTTCAATGAATGCCTTGATGATTTCCACACCCGGAAAGCAAGGTCTTATGCGTCTACTTGCATCGCACCCCCCTCTTGATGTCCGTATTGAACGATTGCAGCAAGAAATTTAA